The genomic DNA GCACGACCAGAGCCGCTATTATGCTGTGAGCACCACTTCGAAACCGGCTACCATTTCCTTTCTGGCCCCAGCTTATGATACTGCCCAGACAGTGAATAAGGTACGGGGCCGCGCCATGCGTACTATTGTTGGGATGAATGAGGCCCTGCAGCACCTGATTCCGGGGCAGGTAGCCAAGTATGCAGATGAACACGAGCCGCGTGCTTTTGGCGATAACATACAAAAGTGGGGCACTAGCGTAATCCTGATTGAATCGGGCGGGTATAACGGCGATCCGGAAAAACAGATGATCCGGCGCCTGAATTTTGCTTCTATGATTTCTGCACTGCAGCTCATTGCGGCCGAAGGGTACCAGAATTATACCTTGGAAGATTATTATGAGATACCGGAAAACGCGCGCACCCTCTTTGATGTGGTGATCCGGAACGTGCGTTACCAGGAGAACGGCCGCGACACGCTGCTGGACGTAGGCGTGATGCGCGACGAGGTGGAAGTGGCAACCGCCCGCGGATTTTACACCCAAAGCAGCGTACAGGAGATAGGAGACATGCGCGTTTTTTATGGCTACGAAGAGGTGGATGGTACAGGCCTGATCCTGGTGCCTGGCAAAGTATACGGCACTGCTTTCGAAGACCTCGCAGCACTAACGCCTCAGCGCAGCCTGCAGCTTTTACGGGAGGGGTATACCACCGTCCGGCTGCACACCCTACCGGATACTGCTGCAGATCCGCTCCAGCTACCCCTTAATATTACCAGCGCCTCGGGTAAAGTAAGCCATACGTTAAGTATAAACGGCGGCGCAGATTTTGTATTGAAACAGGCCGACGGGCAGGTAAGATACGTGATCGTGAACGGCTTTGTCTATGATCTGCAAGGCGAAAAGCCCGCTCTTTTTCATGGCCTTATACTCTAAAGCAGGTTGTAGCCTTGCCGGCAGGAGTCTCTATCCGGAAAAATAGCTCTTAAAATATAGCGTCTAATCCGCCGGCCGTGCTCAGCAGACCGGCGGTTTTTTAAAACGGTTTTGTATCTTTCGGGCTCATTCCTCACCAACCTAGCCTTTTTACATGGTTTTAAATTATCTGTGGGCCTTCTTTTTTCTGATCGCTTTCGCTATAGCCCTTTTTAAGCTCCTTGTCTTTCAGGATACAACAATTTTCCAGACCCTGGTTTCCAGTACTTTCGATAATGCCAAGCTGGGTTTTGAGATATCGCTGGGCCTGACGGGCGTGATGACCCTGTGGCTGGGCTTGATGAAAGTAGGGGAGCGCGGGGGCATTATCAATATTTTTGCCCGCCTGGTAGGCCCTTTCTTTAGCCGGCTGTTCCCGCAGTTGCCCAAAAATCACCCTGTTTTCGGGTCCATTCTTATGAATTTCTCGGCCAACATGCTGGGTCTGGACAATGCCGCCACCCCACTGGGGCTCAAAGCCATGAAAGAGATGCAGGAGCTGAACCCCGACAAGGACACGGCCTCTAATGCGCAGATCATGTTCCTGGTTCTCAATACCTCGGGCCTGACCATCATCCCGATCAGTATCATGGTTTTCCGGGCGCAGCTCGGAGCAGCCGACCCATCCGATATTTTCATTCCCATTCTGCTGGCAACATTTTTTTCTACCATAGTAGGGCTCATCAGCGTGGCGCTTTACCAGCGCATCAACCTGTTCGACAAAGTGATTCTGGCTTACCTGGGTACGCTGGTGCTGCTGATCAGCGCCCTTATCTATTATTTCAGCACCATTCCACAGGAGCAGATCAGCACTATTTCCACTGTGGCTAGTAACGTGATACTGTTTTCCATTATCATTTCTTTTATCGGCCTGGCGCTTGTCAGAGGCGTGAATGTGTATGAAGCTTTTATTGAAGGCGCAAAGGAAGGTTTCTCAGTGGCCATCACCATCATCCCGTACCTGGTGGCTATACTGGTCGCCATCGGCGTTTTCCGGGCTTCCGGAGCACTCGATTTGCTGGTAGCTGGTTTAGGTAATGTCTTTGGATTGCTGGGGATGAATACAGACTTTGTGCCGGCGCTTCCGGTAGCCTTTATGAAACCCTTGAGTGGTAGCGGAGCACGTGGCATGATGGTGGAAGCCATGACAACGTACGGCGTGGACTCGTTTGTTGGCAGAGTAGCCTCTACGATACAGGGGTCTACCGAAACTACCTTCTATATCCTGGCTGTTTATTTTGGCTCTGTAGGTATCCGGAATACGCGTTATGCCTTGGTGTGCGGGTTACTGGCCGATCTGGCCGGCGTGATCGCCGCTATACTCATCGCCTATCTTTTCTTCCATTAAGGCAGGGTTATTACCTCCTCCAAGTATGTGCAAGCGGCCTTCTAAGCTATAGAAGGCCGCTTGCATTATATCCCTACTTGGCAGAGTTTATTTTATCTCAGATTTATATATCAACAAGGCGTTTTATACTTTGGGATGATTCCCTCAGGTCTTTCTTTTCCTTTCTGCAGGGAAGCAAGTATCATCTCATAGGTACTTTCCCATACTACCACTCATAAGAAATCACCATTAAACTAGTATAACTACGTATAGTATCAACTGCACCTTTTATACCTGTTTCCCTATGATTGAAGACCTTTGGTACAAGAATGCGATCATCTACAGCCTGGACCTGGAGACGTTTATGGATGTCAACAAAGATGGCGTGGGTGATTTTGAAGGACTCAAACGTCGCCTTGATTATTTGCAGGCGATGGGAGTAGATACGATCTGGCTGGCTCCCTTCCAACCTACACCCAACAAGGACAATGGCTACGATATCGAGGATTATTATGGCGTGGACCGGCGGCATGGCTCCAGCGGCGACTTTGTAGAATTCATGCACCAGGCTAACAGGCGGGGCCTGAAAGTGATCATCGACCTGGTGGTAAATCATACTTCCGACCAGCACCCCTGGTTTCAGCAAGCCCGCAGCGACAGGAATTCCAAATACCGCAGCTGGTATGTATGGTCAGAAGAGAAACCTTCGGACTGGAACCAGGGCATGGTTTTTCCTGGGGTGCAGGAAGCCACCTGGACCTACGACAAGAAAGCCGGGGCATATTATTTTCACCGCTTCTACGATTTCCAGCCGGACCTGAACATGGAAAATCCGGAGGTGCGGGCAGAGATCAACCGGATCATGGGGTATTGGCTGGAGCTTGGCGTAGCCGGTTTCCGCGTAGATGCGGTGCCCTTTTTAATCGAAACGGCGGCACCAGGCAAATCCAAACCCGTTCTCCGGTTCGAGTACCTGAAAGAAATGCGCCGTTTTCTGCAGTGGCGCCGCGGGAATGCTGTTTTGCTTGGCGAGGCAAATGTATTGCCGGAGGAAAACCAGAAGTACTTTGGCGAAGAAGGGGATGGCATCCACCTGATGTTTAATTTTTACGTGAACCAGCATGTGTTTTATACCCTGGCAACAGCCGATGTAGAACCGCTTTGCAAGGCACTGGAAGCCACACGCGACCTTTTTCCTACTGCGCAATGGGCCCAGTTTCTACGCAATCACGATGAACTGGACCTGGGCCGCTTGACCGAGGCACAACGGCAACAGGTCTTTGCCCGCTTTGGCCCGGATGAAAGTATGCAGCTCTACCAGCGGGGCATTCGGCGGCGGCTTTCCCCGATGCTGGGCAACCGGGCCCAAACCGAGCTGGCGTATAGCCTAATATTCTCGCTGCCAGGCACGCCGGTGCTCC from Pontibacter liquoris includes the following:
- a CDS encoding M14 family zinc carboxypeptidase — its product is MKNITCSILTLMTLLATQCQRKPTTYVATQAFEMHESYKEPAFQSRRFKHQDMVPLLEELKENPLFEVQKVGESVEKRAIYLVKAGTGKTNVLLWSQMHGDESTATMALFDLFNFLQQSDDLDPVRKQILENITLYVVPMLNPDGAEQFKRRNALEIDLNRDALQLQSPEARLLKSLRDSLNPVFGFNLHDQSRYYAVSTTSKPATISFLAPAYDTAQTVNKVRGRAMRTIVGMNEALQHLIPGQVAKYADEHEPRAFGDNIQKWGTSVILIESGGYNGDPEKQMIRRLNFASMISALQLIAAEGYQNYTLEDYYEIPENARTLFDVVIRNVRYQENGRDTLLDVGVMRDEVEVATARGFYTQSSVQEIGDMRVFYGYEEVDGTGLILVPGKVYGTAFEDLAALTPQRSLQLLREGYTTVRLHTLPDTAADPLQLPLNITSASGKVSHTLSINGGADFVLKQADGQVRYVIVNGFVYDLQGEKPALFHGLIL
- a CDS encoding nucleoside recognition domain-containing protein; amino-acid sequence: MVLNYLWAFFFLIAFAIALFKLLVFQDTTIFQTLVSSTFDNAKLGFEISLGLTGVMTLWLGLMKVGERGGIINIFARLVGPFFSRLFPQLPKNHPVFGSILMNFSANMLGLDNAATPLGLKAMKEMQELNPDKDTASNAQIMFLVLNTSGLTIIPISIMVFRAQLGAADPSDIFIPILLATFFSTIVGLISVALYQRINLFDKVILAYLGTLVLLISALIYYFSTIPQEQISTISTVASNVILFSIIISFIGLALVRGVNVYEAFIEGAKEGFSVAITIIPYLVAILVAIGVFRASGALDLLVAGLGNVFGLLGMNTDFVPALPVAFMKPLSGSGARGMMVEAMTTYGVDSFVGRVASTIQGSTETTFYILAVYFGSVGIRNTRYALVCGLLADLAGVIAAILIAYLFFH
- a CDS encoding alpha-amylase family protein; its protein translation is MIEDLWYKNAIIYSLDLETFMDVNKDGVGDFEGLKRRLDYLQAMGVDTIWLAPFQPTPNKDNGYDIEDYYGVDRRHGSSGDFVEFMHQANRRGLKVIIDLVVNHTSDQHPWFQQARSDRNSKYRSWYVWSEEKPSDWNQGMVFPGVQEATWTYDKKAGAYYFHRFYDFQPDLNMENPEVRAEINRIMGYWLELGVAGFRVDAVPFLIETAAPGKSKPVLRFEYLKEMRRFLQWRRGNAVLLGEANVLPEENQKYFGEEGDGIHLMFNFYVNQHVFYTLATADVEPLCKALEATRDLFPTAQWAQFLRNHDELDLGRLTEAQRQQVFARFGPDESMQLYQRGIRRRLSPMLGNRAQTELAYSLIFSLPGTPVLRYGDEIGMGDDLGLKERDAVRTPMQWSPDPQAGFSEAKKLVHPVISEGPYAYEHVNVETQRREPHSLLNWITAMIRLRKECPEIGWGQWQLLRTDAKHVLGMCYSWQGNSLITLHNFEEKPCVVTLELGQQEGEKLINLMANQESEADKKGIHQITMEAYGYCWYRAGDLSQVLHRKMR